The genomic region CTTGTCTGGTTCTGGCTATGTAGTGATGGACCTGATCCTCAATTTCAGCATCGACCATGGTTTCTGGTCCGCAATCATTGGGGCAAGCCATTTTAGGTGTTGTGCCGAAAAGTCGGCAAATTAATGGGCGTTCGTCGTAGACTTCGCAGCCATTTGGCCCTAAGTGAACACAATTTAGCTCTTCTAAAGCTGCTTCATGTTCGGCATCGGATTTAATGGGCAGACGTAACATTTCTTCCGAAGAGGCTGTGACAGGCCCGCAACAATCGTGACAACCTGATTTGCATTTAAAGGCTGGAATTCGCTCTCGCAGTCGAGCAATTATGTCTCGGTCATTCGTCATTTTTTGCCTTAATACCTCGTAAGATTTCTGAAAATCACTTTATCTCATTGATTATTGGTGTAACTTATCACATATGAAATAGTTGATAAAAGTAGCGGGTATTGATGGCATATTATTAGAGTGGGAGTTTATGCAGGTATTAGAGACATTATTTGAATGGATTAGCTTTCACTGGGTAACTATTATTGTAGTGTTGCATATTGGTTTGTCTGTGGTGGCCTCTTTGCATGTGCTACTGTTCAAAGAGAATGAACGTACTTCTCTTGCTTGGATAGGTCTAGTGATATTTTCGCCTGTGTTAGGCAGCCTGTTTTACTGGTTATTTGGTATCAACCGCATTAGGCGCATAGCAAAGAGAGAACACCCTCACAGTCTTAAGCAAGACTTTCGATATAAAGAGGATTGTATTGCCTTTCACGGCTTACCTAAACATTGGCACTCTTCTATTACTGCAGGATACGCTCTCCATCCAGTGCATTATGTTGATGAGAATAGTGTTGAGCTTCTGGTGAACGGTGATAATGCTTATCCAGCGATGATTAAATCCATTCAATCGGCAAAGCAACATATTGTTTTATCGAGTTATATTTTTGATTACGACTCGCTCGGACGACAATTTGTTAATGCTTTAGCTCAAGCAAAGCTGCGAGGGGTGGTCGTTCATGTTTTATTAGATGGAATAGGTGTTGGGTATAGTTGGCGTAAATCCGATAGAGCATTAAAGAGTCGAGGCGTGAGAACAGCGCAATTTTTACCTGCCATTTCACTGACAGGCATTCGTTTCATTAATTTGAGAAACCATAGAAAAATACTCTGTGTCGATGGTGAAGAAGCTTATATTGGTGGTATGAACATCAGTAAAAATAACCAAGTAAACTCTGCTAAACATCCGATTGATGATGTTCATTTTAGAGTGACGGGTCCCGTTATTGACCAGATTAGCCAAGTGTTTATAGAGGACTGGTTTTTTGCCACAAGGGAATTGATTCAATTTCCTACTTATAAAGCAATTGCTTTGAAATCGAAAGTTGGTAACAAGGTTGTTTCCCGAGTCATTCAAGATGGCCCAGATGAGCATCATAATAGAATACGCTGGACATTAATTAATGCGCTAGTCTACGCGCAGAAAAGCGTCCGGATCATTACGCCTTATTTTATTCCAGATCAGACATTGATGACGTCTCTTCATGCAGCTGCCTTGCGTGGCGTATCTGTAGAAATTATTGTGCCCGAACACAGTAATATTCTTTTCGTTGATTGGGTGATGGAAGCAAATTACTCCAGAATCATAGAGCATGGGATAAAGATATTTAAAAACAAGAGACCGTTTGATCACAGTAAAATCGTTCTTATCGATGATATTTGGTCATTCATAGGATCTACTAATTGGGACGCAAGAAGCTTGGAATTTAACTTCGAAATCAATTTAGAGTGTTTTGACACTGGCCTAAATACGCAGCTTACAGAGCTGTTTGAGAAGAAGAAATTTAATGCTGAGCAAGTATTAGAAGAAGATATGAGTAAACTACCTATCTTTAAAAAAGTCCGTAATAACTTGTTTCGTTTGTTTTCTCCATATTTGTGATTGATTCGTATTTGTTGGGGCCACCTTTATGATCAAAAGTCGATATAGCGCTGTTGAGTCGCTAAAAGTAATGGGGAGTGCCTCTAAAGCGTTTATGGGGCCAAATATCAAAGTATTACTGTGGAACGTGTTCAAATGTAAACGAAAGGGTTGGCAGAATGATTTTATTTCTCTGACTGACGATAAAGATTTAATTCTGCTACAAGAGGCTATTTTAAACTCACCTTTCGATGCTCTTTTTAATCAATCTACACAACATCAGTGGATTATGGCGAGCAGCTTTAGGAACGTAAAATCTAATATTGAAACGGGTGTTAAGACAGGGTCAAGGGTTTTGGCAAGCCAGCATTTTTTTTCGGCTTCAGCCCATAGTGAGCCTGTGACTAACACTAAAAAAATGGTGTTAGCGACTGAGTACCCTCTAGTAAGTTTGTCCGGGGCTTCCATTGAGCAGTCGTTGCTCGTTATTAATACTCAT from Marinomonas rhizomae harbors:
- a CDS encoding YkgJ family cysteine cluster protein, whose product is MTNDRDIIARLRERIPAFKCKSGCHDCCGPVTASSEEMLRLPIKSDAEHEAALEELNCVHLGPNGCEVYDERPLICRLFGTTPKMACPNDCGPETMVDAEIEDQVHHYIARTRQVLV
- the cls gene encoding cardiolipin synthase produces the protein MQVLETLFEWISFHWVTIIVVLHIGLSVVASLHVLLFKENERTSLAWIGLVIFSPVLGSLFYWLFGINRIRRIAKREHPHSLKQDFRYKEDCIAFHGLPKHWHSSITAGYALHPVHYVDENSVELLVNGDNAYPAMIKSIQSAKQHIVLSSYIFDYDSLGRQFVNALAQAKLRGVVVHVLLDGIGVGYSWRKSDRALKSRGVRTAQFLPAISLTGIRFINLRNHRKILCVDGEEAYIGGMNISKNNQVNSAKHPIDDVHFRVTGPVIDQISQVFIEDWFFATRELIQFPTYKAIALKSKVGNKVVSRVIQDGPDEHHNRIRWTLINALVYAQKSVRIITPYFIPDQTLMTSLHAAALRGVSVEIIVPEHSNILFVDWVMEANYSRIIEHGIKIFKNKRPFDHSKIVLIDDIWSFIGSTNWDARSLEFNFEINLECFDTGLNTQLTELFEKKKFNAEQVLEEDMSKLPIFKKVRNNLFRLFSPYL
- a CDS encoding endonuclease/exonuclease/phosphatase family protein; the protein is MIKSRYSAVESLKVMGSASKAFMGPNIKVLLWNVFKCKRKGWQNDFISLTDDKDLILLQEAILNSPFDALFNQSTQHQWIMASSFRNVKSNIETGVKTGSRVLASQHFFSASAHSEPVTNTKKMVLATEYPLVSLSGASIEQSLLVINTHMINFVSFAKFSAHLDQAFQALEHHNGPILFAGDFNTWNKKRMQYFDKLAMSCSLEEVQIKRQPRLGHLFRHLDHIYCRGLSVVDVHVHTEVYSSDHYPISLSLCLMED